One genomic segment of Hordeum vulgare subsp. vulgare chromosome 2H, MorexV3_pseudomolecules_assembly, whole genome shotgun sequence includes these proteins:
- the LOC123426671 gene encoding OVARIAN TUMOR DOMAIN-containing deubiquitinating enzyme 6: protein MTRIFVQRGPGGSSSNSARSGSQPLQQQQQQQNQPAAATREEELTVQPQPLELLASGDTTEHLLEGGESSNNDPSRLVETVSESSSHVEERSEREKPPKDDSNATDPPFLVELSGLQLSNQFEQGNSMQSGTVPSQITGAASHPPPPPAPPPKPSSSGNNGLRRMGSGSSNGVRIGSSRRPAAWPPVAAWTSASGSRPSSPRSLADCEGYNSADEQGACYTSSYDDSEREHMFEHELRRVKGFEIRKMAADGNCLFRAVADQVYGDPETYDMARQMCVDYMERERDHFSQFMTEGFTPYCKRKRKDKVYGNNIEIQAFAEMYNRPIHIYSYSTDPINIFQGSYNTDVPPVRLSYHHGNHYNSVVDPRRLTVGAGLGFSSLRGTNSVDRDQVKAAIKAQQDQQIENALLAEGRLYSDLELTEKEIERMVMEASRAEYLNQQQVNFRKSSRSGAEPSSSAAITGSSGSAAADRGSENCFVLPDTVLTSSMQVLLAMGFSYMQVMEAYSIFGEDMDSMICYLVEMGGTGASADGSNRRKGKAAE from the exons ATGACGAGGATCTTCGTGCAGCGTGGGCCCGGTGGCTCCTCGTCCAACTCGGCTCGCTCGGGCTCACAGCCactgcagcagcaacagcagcagcagaacCAGCCAGCAGCTGCTACCCGGGAGGAGGAGCTTACGGTGCAGCCACAGCCACTGGAGCTCTTGGCTTCAGGTGATACAACTGAGCATCTACTTGAGGGTGGCGAAAGTAGTAACAATGATCCTTCAAGGCTGGTTGAAACTGTGTCCGAGAGTTCAAGTCATGTGGAAGAGAGATCTGAGAGGGAGAAACCTCCCAAGGATGACTCCAATGCGACCGATCCCCCTTTCTTGGTGGAGCTGTCAGGACTCCAGCTTTCCAATCAGTTTGAGCAGGGGAATTCTATGCAGTCAGGCACAGTGCCATCACAGATAACCGGCGCAGCATCACACCCACCGCCTCCCCCAGCTCCACCACCAAAACCATCATCATCTGGTAATAATGGGTTGAGGAGAATGGGATCTGGAAGCTCAAATGGTGTGCGGATCGGATCTTCAAGAAGGCCAGCTGCTTGGCCACCGGTGGCAGCTTGGACATCTGCTTCAGGTTCTCGCCCTTCTTCCCCTAGGTCACTTGCTGATTGTGAAGGGTACAATAGTGCAGATGAGCAAGGTGCCTGTTACACCTCTAGCTATGATGATTCG GAAAGGGAGCATATGTTCGAACATGAACTAAGGAGAGTGAAAGGGTTTGAAATAAGAAAGATGGCTGCAGATGGGAATTGCCTATTCAGAGCAGTTGCTGATCAAGTTTATGGTGATCCAGAAACGTATGACATGGCTAGGCAGATGTGTGTTGACTATATG GAAAGGGAGCGGGATCATTTTTCTCAGTTCATGACGGAAGGCTTTACACCATACtgtaaaaggaaaagaaaagataag GTATATGGCAATAACATTGAGATCCAGGCATTTGCTGAGATGTACAATCGTCCAATTCACATATATTCGTACAGTACAG ATCCCATTAACATTTTTCAGGGAAGTTATAACACAGATGTTCCTCCGGTTAGGTTAAGTTACCATCACGGTAACCATTATAATTCAGTTGTTGATCCTCGTCGGCTGACAGTTGGGGCAGGCCTGGGATTTAGCTCCCTTAGAGGG ACCAACAGTGTTGACAGGGACCAGGTGAAGGCTGCAATAAAAGCTCAGCAAGATCAGCAGATTGAGAAC GCACTTTTGGCTGAAGGGCGACTCTACTCTGATCTGGAGTTAACTGAGAAGGAAATAGAGCGGATGGTGATGGAGGCCTCTCGGGCAGAGTATCTGAACCAGCAGCAGGTTAACTTCAGAAAGTCATCAAGGTCAGGGGCAGAGCCATCTTCTTCCGCCGCAA TTACTGGATCATCTGGTTCGGCGGCAGCGGATAGAGGCAGTGAGAATTGTTTCGTACTCCCAGACACCGTGCTGACTAGCAGCATGCAGGTTCTTCTAGCAATGGGCTTTAGCTACATGCAAGTGATGGAAGCCTACAGTATATTCGGCGAGGACATGGACTCGATGATCTGCTACCTGGTGGAGATGGGGGGCACCGGAGCCTCCGCAGACGGCAGCAACCGCCGGAAAGGAAAGGCTGCCGAGTGA